Proteins encoded in a region of the Falco rusticolus isolate bFalRus1 chromosome 12, bFalRus1.pri, whole genome shotgun sequence genome:
- the RRBP1 gene encoding ribosome-binding protein 1 isoform X2 produces MDVYDPQTLGVMVFGGFMVVSAIGIFLVSTFSMKETSYEEALAKQRKELKTTQQQKKETKKKEKPVEKKGKGKKKEEKPNGKIPEQPLTREARDSPKQVVVKPAVVPEPVTVASPVATVSVAPQEKEKPAPSPKEKRKKEKKVAKVEPAPSPVLASPPVSVSKSSPVLEVTPKEVPVVAVPPVGTQQSAPVVSSVTIKKSNALPTHEEQKHNGPVKKKAASKKKSEPAPADSDGPLYLPYKTLVSTVSSMAFSEGEAQRLIEILTEKAGIVQDTWHMATQKGDPVTVLKRQLEEKEKQLATEQEAAAAARNKMRELSKELAAERAKATAVEGKLREQLLAREQEMAAVQARMQASYQDHVSETQQLQGKIRTLQEQLENGPNTQLARLQQENSILRDALNQTSSQMESKQNAEVAKLRQECSKLMKELSEKSEVLQQEEQQRRSWEIKALALEKQMEQLQASQREVEATLQKRLDEVSDELCRTQTSYKSLLAEAEKAKGQQQSIAELQAKLLSSETEVKSKLLELDNMKGKLQDASLENMRLLERIKSIEALLEAGQMREAEKDRDLQAANEAEMKQLRSRLQEKMDQLSSLEREATELREAMEQQKIKNNDLREKNWKAMEALATVEKVCEEKLLAATKAKEELAQQLDVLQTQTKETLLSVLPGVDVSSQQDYDMWLQELKEKTMDALKQQRIATEPLDSALKLKEAEEAQSTLQAECEQYRAILAETEGMLRDLQKSVEEEEQVWKAKLTASEEELQKSQLQLKPLEDMVEKLKADLQSTDQLKEYTSLLERQLENHLETASSERQNYTKEVEVLRQLLSESQEQLEAAKTETQKQSKELTLVRQQLSEMKSHVQDGEVGSQAYPSEPAPLEVRVLKTQLEQNETLVEKEQVLRQKLALELEEAQSLACSLQAELEKLRLAENAAAPGTEEAQHLQEKLEKEKKLTKDLGQAATKLQELLKVTQDQLAKERETVKKLKEQLQETGEEDSLKEGTSV; encoded by the exons ATGGATGTCTATGACCCTCAGACGCTGGGTGTTATGGTCTTTGGAGGTTTTATGGTGGTATCAGCCATCGGGATCTTCCTGGTGTCCACCTTCTCCATGAAGGAGACTTCTTATGAGGAAGCCTTGGCCAAGCAACGCAAAGAGCTTAAGACgacccagcagcagaaaaaagagacaaagaagaaagagaaacctgttgagaaaaaaggaaaaggaaagaaaaaggaagagaagcctAATGGAAAGATCCCAGAGCAGCCCCTGACTCGGGAAGCAAGGGACTCTCCCAAGCAGGTGGTTGTTAAGCCTGCTGTGGTGCCTGAGCCTGTAACCGTTGCATCTCCGGTTGCAACGGTGTCCGTAGCCCcccaggaaaaggagaaaccTGCTCCGTCACCtaaggagaagaggaagaaggagaagaaggtgGCAAAGGTAGAGCCTGCTCCCAGCCCGGTGTTGGCTTCGCCTCCTGTCAGCGTCTCCAAAAGTTCTCCTGTCCTGGAGGTGACCCCTAAGGAGGTGCCTGTTGTGGCCGTGCCACCGGTTGGCACACAGCAAAGTGCTCCGGTGGTCAGCTCTGTAACCATCAAGAAAAGCAATGCTCTTCCAACCCATGAGGAGCAGAAGCATAATGGACCTGTCAAGAAGAAAGCTGCATCCAAGAAGAAGAGTGAGCCAG cacctgcGGACTCGGATGGGCCCCTCTACCTGCCCTACAAGACGCTTGTGTCCACTGTCAGCAGCATGGCGTTCAGCGAGGGGGAGGCCCAGCGGCTCATCGAGATCCTGACGGAGAAAGCGGGCATCGTCCAGGACACCTGGCACATG GCCACGCAGAAGGGTGACCCTGTCACTGTCCTGAAACgccagctggaggagaaggagaagcagctcgccacagagcaggaggctgcagccgCTGCCAGAAACAAGATGCGGGAGCTGAGCAAG GAGCTGGCGGCCGAGCGGGCCAAGGCGACGGCCGTGGAGGGCAAGctgagggagcagctgctggcccgCGAGCAGGAGATGGCAGCGGTGCAGGCACGCATGCAGGCCAGCTACCAGGACCATGTCAGCGAAacgcagcagctgcagggcaag ATCCGgaccctgcaggagcagctggagaacGGCCCCAACACGCAGCTGGCTcgcctgcagcaggagaactCCATCCTGAGGGATGCCCTCAACCAGACCAGCAGCCAGATGGAGAGCAA GCAAAACGCTGAGGTGGCCAAGCTACGGCAGGAGTGCAGCAAGCTGATGAAAGAGCTGTCTGAGAAGTCGGAGGTGCTGcagcaagaggagcagcagaggaggagctgggagatCAAAGCATTGGCCTTGGAGAAGCagatggagcagctgcag GCTTCCCAAAGGGAAGTGGAGGCGACGCTGCAGAAGAGGCTGGACGAAGTCAGTGACGAGCTCTGCAGAACCCAAACCAGCTACAAAAGCTTGTTAGCGGAGGCAGAAAAGGCCaaaggacagcagcagagcattgCTG AACTGCAGGCCAAGCTGCTGAGCTCCGAAACAGAGGTCAAAAGCAAGTTGCTGGAGCTGGACAACATGAAGGGGAAACTGCAGGATGCCAGCTTGGAGAATATGAGACTCCTGGAGAGGATCAAATCCATCGAAGCTCTGCTGGAGGCAGGCCAGATGAGGGAGGCAGAAAAAGACAGAGACTTGCAG GCAGCCAACgaagcagaaatgaagcagCTGCGGTCAAG GCTCCAGGAGAAGATGGACCAACTATCATCCTTGGAAAGGGAGGCCACAGAGCTGCGAGAGGCGATGGAGCAacagaagattaaaaacaaT GACCTGCGTGAGAAGAACTGGAAAGCAATGGAAGCGTTGGCCACGGTGGAGAAGGTGTGCGAGGAAAAACTACTTGCTGCTACAAAAGCAAAG GAGGAGCTGGCCCAACAGCTGGATGTGCTCCAGACGCAAACCAAGGAGACGCTGCTCTCTGTCCTCCCTGGGGTCGATGTGTCCTCGCAGCAG GATTATGACATGTGGCTAcaagagctgaaggaaaagacCATGGATGCGTTAAAGCAGCAGAGAATTGCAACAGAGCCACTG GATTCAGCACTTAAATTAAAAGAGGCAGAGGAAGCGCAAAGCACTTTACAAGCAGAATGCGAGCAGTACAGAGCTATCCTTGCAGAGACA GAAGGGATGCTGCGAGACCTGCAGAAGagtgtggaggaggaggagcaggtgTGGAAGGCAAAGCTCACAGCATCTGAAGAGGAACTCCAGAAG TCACAACTCCAGCTGAAACCTCTTGAAGACATGGTGGAGAAGTTGAAAGCAGATCTGCAGAGCACAGATCAG CTAAAGGAATACACGTCTCTTCTGGAAAGGCAACTGGAAAATCACTTGGAGACAGCCAGCTCCGAACGCCAGAACTACACAAAAGAAGTTGAAGTT CTGAGGCAGCTCTTGTCAGAgtcccaggagcagctggaggcagcaaagacagaaacacagaagcagagcaaggagCTGACCCTG GTCAGGCAGCAGTTAAGTGAGATGAAGAGTCATGTACAGGATGGAGAAGTAGGGTCACAAGCTTACCCAAGTGAGCCTGCACCCCTCGAGGTTAGGGTG TTGAAAACCCAGCTGGAGCAAAACGAAACACTAGTGGAGAAGGAGCAAGTGCTGCGGCAAAAGCTGGcgctggagctggaggag GCCCAGAGCTTGGCGTGCagtctgcaggcagagctggaaaagctgagactagctgaaaatgcagcagctccaggcacGGAGGAGGCCCAGCATCTCCAG
- the RRBP1 gene encoding ribosome-binding protein 1 isoform X1 gives MDVYDPQTLGVMVFGGFMVVSAIGIFLVSTFSMKETSYEEALAKQRKELKTTQQQKKETKKKEKPVEKKGKGKKKEEKPNGKIPEQPLTREARDSPKQVVVKPAVVPEPVTVASPVATVSVAPQEKEKPAPSPKEKRKKEKKVAKVEPAPSPVLASPPVSVSKSSPVLEVTPKEVPVVAVPPVGTQQSAPVVSSVTIKKSNALPTHEEQKHNGPVKKKAASKKKSEPAPADSDGPLYLPYKTLVSTVSSMAFSEGEAQRLIEILTEKAGIVQDTWHMATQKGDPVTVLKRQLEEKEKQLATEQEAAAAARNKMRELSKELAAERAKATAVEGKLREQLLAREQEMAAVQARMQASYQDHVSETQQLQGKIRTLQEQLENGPNTQLARLQQENSILRDALNQTSSQMESKQNAEVAKLRQECSKLMKELSEKSEVLQQEEQQRRSWEIKALALEKQMEQLQASQREVEATLQKRLDEVSDELCRTQTSYKSLLAEAEKAKGQQQSIAELQAKLLSSETEVKSKLLELDNMKGKLQDASLENMRLLERIKSIEALLEAGQMREAEKDRDLQAANEAEMKQLRSRLQEKMDQLSSLEREATELREAMEQQKIKNNDLREKNWKAMEALATVEKVCEEKLLAATKAKEELAQQLDVLQTQTKETLLSVLPGVDVSSQQDYDMWLQELKEKTMDALKQQRIATEPLDSALKLKEAEEAQSTLQAECEQYRAILAETEGMLRDLQKSVEEEEQVWKAKLTASEEELQKSQLQLKPLEDMVEKLKADLQSTDQLKEYTSLLERQLENHLETASSERQNYTKEVEVLRQLLSESQEQLEAAKTETQKQSKELTLLKTQLEQNETLVEKEQVLRQKLALELEEAQSLACSLQAELEKLRLAENAAAPGTEEAQHLQEKLEKEKKLTKDLGQAATKLQELLKVTQDQLAKERETVKKLKEQLQETGEEDSLKEGTSV, from the exons ATGGATGTCTATGACCCTCAGACGCTGGGTGTTATGGTCTTTGGAGGTTTTATGGTGGTATCAGCCATCGGGATCTTCCTGGTGTCCACCTTCTCCATGAAGGAGACTTCTTATGAGGAAGCCTTGGCCAAGCAACGCAAAGAGCTTAAGACgacccagcagcagaaaaaagagacaaagaagaaagagaaacctgttgagaaaaaaggaaaaggaaagaaaaaggaagagaagcctAATGGAAAGATCCCAGAGCAGCCCCTGACTCGGGAAGCAAGGGACTCTCCCAAGCAGGTGGTTGTTAAGCCTGCTGTGGTGCCTGAGCCTGTAACCGTTGCATCTCCGGTTGCAACGGTGTCCGTAGCCCcccaggaaaaggagaaaccTGCTCCGTCACCtaaggagaagaggaagaaggagaagaaggtgGCAAAGGTAGAGCCTGCTCCCAGCCCGGTGTTGGCTTCGCCTCCTGTCAGCGTCTCCAAAAGTTCTCCTGTCCTGGAGGTGACCCCTAAGGAGGTGCCTGTTGTGGCCGTGCCACCGGTTGGCACACAGCAAAGTGCTCCGGTGGTCAGCTCTGTAACCATCAAGAAAAGCAATGCTCTTCCAACCCATGAGGAGCAGAAGCATAATGGACCTGTCAAGAAGAAAGCTGCATCCAAGAAGAAGAGTGAGCCAG cacctgcGGACTCGGATGGGCCCCTCTACCTGCCCTACAAGACGCTTGTGTCCACTGTCAGCAGCATGGCGTTCAGCGAGGGGGAGGCCCAGCGGCTCATCGAGATCCTGACGGAGAAAGCGGGCATCGTCCAGGACACCTGGCACATG GCCACGCAGAAGGGTGACCCTGTCACTGTCCTGAAACgccagctggaggagaaggagaagcagctcgccacagagcaggaggctgcagccgCTGCCAGAAACAAGATGCGGGAGCTGAGCAAG GAGCTGGCGGCCGAGCGGGCCAAGGCGACGGCCGTGGAGGGCAAGctgagggagcagctgctggcccgCGAGCAGGAGATGGCAGCGGTGCAGGCACGCATGCAGGCCAGCTACCAGGACCATGTCAGCGAAacgcagcagctgcagggcaag ATCCGgaccctgcaggagcagctggagaacGGCCCCAACACGCAGCTGGCTcgcctgcagcaggagaactCCATCCTGAGGGATGCCCTCAACCAGACCAGCAGCCAGATGGAGAGCAA GCAAAACGCTGAGGTGGCCAAGCTACGGCAGGAGTGCAGCAAGCTGATGAAAGAGCTGTCTGAGAAGTCGGAGGTGCTGcagcaagaggagcagcagaggaggagctgggagatCAAAGCATTGGCCTTGGAGAAGCagatggagcagctgcag GCTTCCCAAAGGGAAGTGGAGGCGACGCTGCAGAAGAGGCTGGACGAAGTCAGTGACGAGCTCTGCAGAACCCAAACCAGCTACAAAAGCTTGTTAGCGGAGGCAGAAAAGGCCaaaggacagcagcagagcattgCTG AACTGCAGGCCAAGCTGCTGAGCTCCGAAACAGAGGTCAAAAGCAAGTTGCTGGAGCTGGACAACATGAAGGGGAAACTGCAGGATGCCAGCTTGGAGAATATGAGACTCCTGGAGAGGATCAAATCCATCGAAGCTCTGCTGGAGGCAGGCCAGATGAGGGAGGCAGAAAAAGACAGAGACTTGCAG GCAGCCAACgaagcagaaatgaagcagCTGCGGTCAAG GCTCCAGGAGAAGATGGACCAACTATCATCCTTGGAAAGGGAGGCCACAGAGCTGCGAGAGGCGATGGAGCAacagaagattaaaaacaaT GACCTGCGTGAGAAGAACTGGAAAGCAATGGAAGCGTTGGCCACGGTGGAGAAGGTGTGCGAGGAAAAACTACTTGCTGCTACAAAAGCAAAG GAGGAGCTGGCCCAACAGCTGGATGTGCTCCAGACGCAAACCAAGGAGACGCTGCTCTCTGTCCTCCCTGGGGTCGATGTGTCCTCGCAGCAG GATTATGACATGTGGCTAcaagagctgaaggaaaagacCATGGATGCGTTAAAGCAGCAGAGAATTGCAACAGAGCCACTG GATTCAGCACTTAAATTAAAAGAGGCAGAGGAAGCGCAAAGCACTTTACAAGCAGAATGCGAGCAGTACAGAGCTATCCTTGCAGAGACA GAAGGGATGCTGCGAGACCTGCAGAAGagtgtggaggaggaggagcaggtgTGGAAGGCAAAGCTCACAGCATCTGAAGAGGAACTCCAGAAG TCACAACTCCAGCTGAAACCTCTTGAAGACATGGTGGAGAAGTTGAAAGCAGATCTGCAGAGCACAGATCAG CTAAAGGAATACACGTCTCTTCTGGAAAGGCAACTGGAAAATCACTTGGAGACAGCCAGCTCCGAACGCCAGAACTACACAAAAGAAGTTGAAGTT CTGAGGCAGCTCTTGTCAGAgtcccaggagcagctggaggcagcaaagacagaaacacagaagcagagcaaggagCTGACCCTG TTGAAAACCCAGCTGGAGCAAAACGAAACACTAGTGGAGAAGGAGCAAGTGCTGCGGCAAAAGCTGGcgctggagctggaggag GCCCAGAGCTTGGCGTGCagtctgcaggcagagctggaaaagctgagactagctgaaaatgcagcagctccaggcacGGAGGAGGCCCAGCATCTCCAG